A stretch of the Lactuca sativa cultivar Salinas chromosome 9, Lsat_Salinas_v11, whole genome shotgun sequence genome encodes the following:
- the LOC111884526 gene encoding zinc finger protein VAR3, chloroplastic, producing MGLSHLIYFRRLFPRNPCLHKTIFISQLILKPFSSSTPTPDQTNPKPTSLSARMSFVFDQIDAIEKERSEKDETLQRIRSWRESKKEKQPIIEHEETAKHADDVTVSGVKEKGLMTRGVELVHPWPEWIELMERLVQQNYFDCRRKDEDKMISDSGFGDADADGGFMAEVMEEGFDFTRDWKTVQTAGLNFGKDRFDILRSLPRQDIQLLVGYGCPSADKKVVFSAKLLRKHVHLDEGDVCSSCSLRSSCERAYLLTNKEDEARTIDIMRVLMTYGFDPVNGSVVNDSLLKKKKVKMAIRKLLHEVVKLSGIPIDPNLPPPIIKRPPPKVKQTPPPPRKRVGRDDVEMKKGDWLCPKCDFMNFAKNTVCLQCDAKRPKRQLLPGEWECPECQFLNYRRNMACFHCECKRPKDEFTENQMQERERGPGPRAKMDNNTPSRKEVSDAWNFDFDENESDGAEVSAFEYADSRKLDEEYMTRSRDTSFQNRRPLRPPESEYADSSPKRPGVGFDDFDDEEDDDVNNYELDTNRLPNGPLVNFSDLDVDSDSDPEDSDGNRNHNRNRNRKHDGVDFNSDEDLPVHRNWKSSHVANSGRGSRRKDSDLSSGDEDLSDDDFPPKRNKGGRNTRSNDYRKGKDEFLNERDDRSRGRKAIPDRRRQSPFSKIAGSRRDGHGNEGGGSRDFKSRRTENFGGDKQKNRRDSGDSYMDHERFSRPRVNVR from the exons ATGGGTTTATCTCACCTCATCTATTTCCGACGCCTCTTTCCTCGAAACCCTTGTCTCCACAAAACCATTTTCATCAGTCAACTGATTTTGAAGCCCTTCTCCTCCAGCACACCCACTCCAGACCAAACAAATCCAAAACCAACTTCCCTCTCTGCGCGCATGAGCTTTGTATTCGATCAAATAGATGCCATTGAGAAAGAACGTTCCGAAAAAGACGAAACCCTACAACGAATCCGATCTTGGCGTGAATCCAAGAAAGAAAAGCAACCCATTATCGAACATGAAGAGACTGCGAAACACGCCGACGATGTTACCGTTTCTGGGGTTAAGGAGAAAGGGTTAATGACCAGAGGAGTGGAATTGGTCCATCCATGGCCGGAGTGGATTGAATTGATGGAGAGGTTAGTTCAGCAGAACTATTTTGATTGTCGAAGAAAAGACGAAGATAAAATGATTTCGGATTCAGGGTTTGGTGATGCTGATGCTGATGGTGGCTTTATGGCGGAGGTAATGGAGGAAGGTTTTGATTTCACTAGAGATTGGAAGACTGTTCAGACTGCTGGTCTTAATTTTGGCAAAGATAGGTTTGATATCTTGAG ATCATTACCAAGACAAGATATACAACTTTTAGTTGGGTATGGATGCCCTAGTGCAGACAAGAAGGTCGTCTTCTCTGCAAAGTTGTTGAGGAAACATGTTCATCTTGATGAAGGAGAT GTTTGTAGTTCATGTAGCTTAAGGAGTTCTTGTGAACGTGCATATTTGCTAACAAATAAAGAAGATGAGGCAAGAACCATTGACATTATGCGTGTTTTGATGACATATGGATTTGATCCTGTAAATGGATCAGTTGTGAATGACTCACttttaaagaagaaaaaagtGAAGATGGCTATTAGAAAACTGCTTCATGAAGTGGTGAAATTGAGTGGAATCCCAATAGATCCAAATCTTCCACCACCTATCATCAAAAGGCCTCCTCCTAAGGTGAAGCAAACACCTCCTCCTCCTAGAAAACGAGTGGGGCGTGATGATGTTGAGATGAAAAAAGGCGATTGGCTTTGTCCAAA GTGTGACTTCATGAATTTTGCAAAGAACACTGTGTGTTTACAGTGTGATGCAAAGCGTCCAAAGAGACAACTGCTTCCAGGCGAATGGGAATGTCCTGA GTGTCAGTTCTTGAACTACAGGAGGAATATGGCGTGTTTCCACTGTGAATGCAAGCGGCCAAAAGATGAATTTACAGAAAATCAAATGCAAGAAAGGGAACGTGGGCCCGGGCCAAGGGCAAAAATGGACAACAACACTCCTTCACGAAAAGAAGTCTCGGATGCATGGAACTTTGATTTTGATGAAAATGAATCAGATGGAGCTGAAGTTTCTGCTTTTGAATATGCAGATTCCCGAAAACTAGATGAAGAATATATGACACGGTCGCGTGACACTTCATTCCAGAACAGGCGGCCTTTAAGGCCTCCGGAATCGGAATACGCGGATTCCAGTCCCAAGAGGCCGGGAGTCGGATTTGATGATTTCGATGACGAGGAAGACGATGATGTCAATAATTACGAGTTGGATACTAACCGGTTACCCAACGGTCCTTTGGTTAACTTTTCCGACCTTGACGTTGATTCCGATTCCGATCCCGAAGATAGCGACGGCAACCGGAATCATAATCGGAATCGGAATCGGAAACATGATGGGGTGGATTTCAATTCCGATGAAGATCTTCCGGTTCATCGAAACTGGAAATCTAGTCATGTTGCTAATTCTGGACGCGGAAGTAGACGTAAAGATTCCGATCTTAGTTCCGGTGATGAAGACTTGAGTGATGATGATTTCCCACCTAAACGCAATAAGGGAGGGAGAAATACAAGGTCAAATGATTATCGAAAAGGGAAAGATGAGTTTTTGAATGAGAGAGATgatagatcaagaggaagaaaagCAATTCCTGATAGAAGAAGACAAAGTCCTTTTTCCAAAATTGCGGGATCAAGgcgagatgggcatggaaatgaGGGTGGTGGGTCACGGGATTTTAAGAGCCGAAGAACAGAAAACTTTGGTGGTGATAAACAGAAGAATCGGAGGGATTCTGGGGACAGTTATATGGATCATGAAAGATTTAGTAGGCCGAGGGTGAATGTTAGGTGA
- the LOC111884527 gene encoding disease resistance protein At4g27190 yields the protein MDIVSSSLTAVSLLLSPLEKLLFYSRNFKERERTLLCEMEELISKENDLKAEISIALVNQRKKLRSETQLWLKNVENLIAEVKNIETEIIQNKRCIKECFPNYRSRYRLSKKMMKRINDMRELHAKGVFSNGLFVDSFPNPGRILPTSGLVGDKTFQSVSKVIWEVLGDVNTSKLGVHGMGGVGKTSVMMHIYNQLIDCKVFDKVIWVNVSKTLNVEKLQLDIANAINLELSEEENVIWRSTRLLEHLQGKKFVLILDDMWHHFSLEEVGIPHPTTDNGCKFVIITRLMEVCRGMETQREIKVELLSKNEAWDLFTTKSGPICEEIESIAKSVCENCGRLPLAIITVGRAMRKIEDKRLWKNALEELESSRAEISGMEEDVFARLKFSYLHLKDDHIQACFLYCALYPEDHKIKASELIEYWMAEELITEVGDREKEINKGYTVLKKLKDACLLEDIGSDHVKMHDLVRDMAIRIARESPRLITKAQMKLNRMKREWIENVEWVSLMDNNITIFPDNPNCQKLSTLLLQRNPLPEKIQDSFFMKMQCLKALDLSGTGIKSLPESVSSLCNLRALFLSFSKIKELPSLTMLKELRVLDLSHSRLRKLPHDIENLNNLRRLDLSYTEKLQTFPSGAIQKLSCLENFSMFKSNWRWSANRDGFESFDEISRLSRLTSLGLSFEDKTSFIGYVKSKQWLVLESYHLGIGQLNILLPTVEGMRSIEIQDCNLCHQDKMIELPNNIQQLALHSCHDITILSELSDTTNLENLRQCYISNCNGMEFITKADNFFPNLELLVLRKLPKLKAICNGITSSQIFTKVKSLQIHSCNRMKSLFSSHMLQDFQNLEEIEVWNSRLIEEMVEEEQSGGNISSFSTVLLPKLRRLSLSMLPELKYITRRVLICDSLETVEIWDCEVLRALPFSISYLPSSLKNIKGNINWWDQLEWDDTSCKNLLQPFFDQGT from the coding sequence ATGGACATTGTTTCAAGTAGCTTAACGGCTGTTTCCTTGTTATTGTCACCTCTTGAGAAGCTTCTCTTCTATTCAAGAAATTTCAAAGAACGAGAAAGGACACTGCTTTGTGAAATGGAAGAGCTAATTAGTAAAgaaaacgatttaaaagcagaAATAAGTATTGCTTTAGTGAACCAAAGAAAGAAGCTCAGAAGCGAGACACAATTGTGGCTTAAAAATGTTGAGAACCTCATAGCTGAGGTTAAGAACATAGAAACTGAAATCATCCAAAACAAGAGATGTATAAAAGAATGTTTCCCTAATTATCGTTCAAGATACagactaagcaaaaagatgatgaAAAGAATCAATGATATGCGTGAGCTTCATGCTAAAGGAGTATTCTCAAACGGGCTATTTGTTGATTCTTTTCCAAATCCTGGGAGAATCCTACCAACAAGTGGTTTAGTGGGtgataaaacatttcaaagtgttTCAAAGGTGATTTGGGAAGTATTAGGTGATGTAAATACTAGTAAGCTTGGTGTTCATGGAATGGGGGGTGTTGGCAAGACATCTGTTATGATGCATATTTATAACCAGCTAATCGATTGTAAGGTTTTTGATAAGGTGATTTGGGTTAATGTTTCAAAAACCCTTAATGTGGAGAAATTGCAACTTGATATTGCAAATGCTATCAATTTGGAACTCTCAGAAGAAGAAAATGTGATATGGAGATCAACAAGATTGCTTGAACATCTACAAGGGAAAAAGTTTGTTCTCATCTTAGATGACATGTGGCACCATTTCTCCTTAGAAGAGGTAGGCATCCCACATCCAACCACTGACAATGGTTGCAAATTTGTAATTATAACTCGCCTTATGGAAGTTTGTCGTGGAATGGAAACTCAAAGGGAAATCAAGGTTGAACTCTTGTCCAAAAACGAAGCATGGGATCTATTCACAACCAAATCAGGTCCAATTTGTGAAGAAATAGAATCTATTGCAAAATCAGTGTGTGAAAATTGTGGGAGATTGCCACTTGCAATCATCACAGTGGGACGTGCCATGAGGAAAATTGAAGATAAAAGACTTTGGAAGAATGCACTTGAAGAATTAGAGTCCTCAAGAGCAGAAATTTCAGGTATGGAAGAAGATGTGTTTGCTAGACTCAAGTTTAGTTATCTTCACTTAAAAGATGACCACATCCAAGCTTGTTTTCTGTATTGTGCATTGTACCCTGAAGATCATAAGATCAAAGCTTCTGAACTTATAGAGTACTGGATGGCAGAAGAGTTGATTACTGAAGTAGGTGATCGAGAAAAGGAAATCAACAAGGGTTACACAGTGCTAAAAAAGCTCAAAGATGCTTGCTTGTTGGAAGACATAGGATCCGATCATGTCAAGATGCATGATTTAGTAAGAGACATGGCTATCAGAATTGCTAGAGAAAGTCCAAGGTTGATTACTAAAGCTCAAATGAAATTAAACCGAATGAAAAGAGAATGGATTGAAAACGTTGAGTGGGTGTCTTTAATGGACAACAATATTACCATTTTTCCTGATAATCCCAACTGCCAAAAACTATCTACTTTGCTTCTTCAAAGAAACCCTCTTCCTGAAAAGATTCAAGATTCGTTCTTTATGAAGATGCAGTGTCTTAAAGCACTTGATCTCTCTGGAACTGGAATAAAATCACTACCAGAGTCTGTTTCAAGTTTATGTAATCTCCGTGCACTTTTTTTAAGCTTCAGTAAGATCAAGGAGCTTCCTTCATTAACCATGTTGAAGGAGTTAAGGGTGTTGGACTTATCACATAGCCGTTTGAGAAAGCTACCACATGATATagaaaatttaaacaatttgaGGCGTTTAGATTTGTCTTACACTGAAAAACTACAAACATTCCCATCTGGTGCTATCCAAAAGCTTTCTTGTCTAGAAAACTTTTCCATGTTCAAAAGCAACTGGAGGTGGTCAGCAAATAGAGATGGATTTGAATCATTTGATGAAATTTCAAGATTGTCACGGTTGACCAGTCTTGGACTTTCCTTTGAGGACAAAACCAGCTTCATTGGCTATGTGAAATCCAAACAATGGTTGGTTCTTGAAAGTTATCATCTTGGAATAGGTCAGTTAAACATTTTGCTACCCACTGTTGAAGGAATGCGTAGCATTGAAATTCAAGATTGTAACCTTTGTCATCAAGACAAAATGATTGAGCTTccaaacaatatccaacaattggcACTCCACAGTTGTCATGATATTACTATTTTATCAGAGCTTTCCGACACAACCAACTTGGAAAATCTGAGACAATGTTACATCTCAAACTGTAATGGCATGGAGTTCATCACAAAAGCAGATAACTTTTTTCCAAATCTTGAACTACTTGTCCTACGAAAGCTGCCAAAGTTGAAAGCAATATGTAATGGTATTACATCGAGTCAGATTTTCACAAAGGTGAAGAGCCTACAGATCCACAGCTGCAATAGAATGAAGTCTTTGTTTTCATCTCATATGCTACAAGACTTCCAGAACCTTGAAGAGATTGAggtgtggaactcaagattgatTGAAGAAATGGTGGAAGAAGAACAAAGTGGAGGGAATATCAGTAGCTTTTCAACAGTTTTACTTCCAAAGCTTCGCCGATTGTCCTTGTCCATGTTACCAGAATTGAAATACATCACAAGAAGGGTTTTGATTTGTGATTCTCTTGAAACAGttgagatttgggattgtgaggTTTTGAGGGCTCTTCCATTCTCTATTAGCTACTTGCCATCATCTCTTAAGAACATTAAGGGAAACATAAATTGGTGGGATCAGTTAGAATGGGATGACACTAGTTGCAAGAATCTTCTGCAACCATTCTTTGACCAAGGTACATAA